In Cheilinus undulatus linkage group 14, ASM1832078v1, whole genome shotgun sequence, a genomic segment contains:
- the LOC121521160 gene encoding S-antigen protein-like, with protein sequence MAKLRLTALLTGTKDKFLSIFGSVFRVFWRSKKKDKSARKALAGQVVAIEDTTAGQPRAKAETAAGQTKAKEKTADGQTKAKVETSSGLLEAIAKNANGQLKAKAETAISNLETMAKAANDQLQDKAETAAALPRAKAETAIGQQRAKEEPAVGQPKAKAEPDVGQQKAKGGPDVGQQKAKGGPDVGQQKAKAEPDVGQQKAKGGPDVGQQEAKAEPDVGQQKAKGGPDVGQQKATGGPDVGQQKAKGGPDVGQQKAKGEPDVGQQKATGGPDVGQQKAKGGPDVGQQKAKGGPDVGQQKAKGGPDVGQQKAKGEPAVGQPKVEEEPSVGQPKAKAKTAIGQRRAKAETAIGQPKAKEETAIGQLEAREGNSAATEKSSPNKTTQKNGGHKKRNKKRKK encoded by the coding sequence ATGGCTAAACTGAGACTTACAGCTCTATTGACAGGAACAAAAGACAAGTTTCTGTCTATTTTTGGATCTGTCTTCAGAGTTTTTTGGCGATCCAAGAAGAAAGACAAGTCAGCCAGGAAGGCATTAGCTGGCCAGGTAGTGGCCATAGAAGACACCACTGCTGGTCAGCCAAGGGCCAAAGCAGAAACTGCTGCTGGTCAAACAAAGGCCAAAGAAAAAACTGCTGATGGTCAAACAAAAGCCAAAGTGGAAACTTCTTCTGGTCTGCTGGAGGCCATAGCAAAAAATGCTAATGGTCAGCTGAAGGCCAAAGCAGAAACTGCTATCAGTAACCTGGAGACCATGGCAAAAGCTGCTAATGATCAACTGCAGGACAAAGCAgaaactgctgctgctttgcCAAGGGCCAAAGCAGAAACTGCTATTGGTCAACAGAGGGCAAAAGAAGAACCTGCTGTTGGTCAACCAAAGGCCAAAGCAGAGCCTGATGTTGGTCAACAGAAGGCCAAAGGAGGACCTGATGTTGGTCAACAGAAGGCCAAAGGAGGACCTGATGTTGGTCAACAGAAGGCCAAAGCAGAACCTGATGTTGGTCAACAGAAGGCCAAAGGAGGACCTGATGTTGGTCAACAGGAGGCCAAAGCAGAACCTGATGTTGGTCAACAGAAGGCCAAAGGAGGACCTGATGTTGGTCAACAGAAGGCCACAGGAGGACCTGATGTTGGTCAGCAGAAGGCCAAAGGAGGACCCGATGTTGGTCAACAGAAGGCCAAAGGAGAACCCGATGTTGGTCAACAGAAGGCCACAGGAGGACCTGATGTTGGTCAGCAGAAGGCCAAAGGAGGACCTGATGTTGGTCAACAGAAGGCCAAAGGAGGACCTGATGTTGGTCAACAGAAGGCCAAAGGAGGACCTGATGTTGGTCAACAGAAGGCCAAAGGAGAACCTGCTGTTGGTCAACCAAAGGTCGAAGAAGAGCCTTCTGTTGGTCAACCGAAGGCCAAAGCAAAAACTGCTATTGGTCAACGGAGGGCCAAAGCGGAAACTGCTATTGGTCAACCGAAGGCCAAAGAAGAAACTGCTATTGGTCAGCTGGAAGCCAGAGAAGGTAACTCTGCAGCCACAGAAAAATCCAGCCCCAATAAGACCACCCAGAAGAATGGTGGCCATAAAAAGCGCAATAAAAAGCGCAAAAAATAA